A single Desulfomonile tiedjei DNA region contains:
- a CDS encoding protein kinase, producing MTDPKTKGLSSPMARQAIFEPRMFGRYCLIDQISQGGMCGIFLAKTMSVGGFQKPLIIKKLLPEYSTRPRYVKRFVNEARTLARLSHSNIAQIIDMGVINGEYYIALEYIEGRNVAHVLSKAAKTGRYPSLEFVLHVALEVAKGLAYAHRKKAPSGESLMLVHQDVNSFNVMVSYEAEVKIIDFGIARIFLGKAQDGLPVAGKLLYFSPEQLQKKPVDRRVDIYGTGVLLYEMLAGKRLIQHQATVGQTVKTILEMDVAEKVNNNAKIRPELKPILIKAMALNPDDRYSWMEEMIEDLRPAVKKCALDLDPVPLSAYMKEEFRREILLDRHRMRRLLDDERPRLLLAGKSGKPPKEGQSEEGVVPEARRLTGNSWPFNREPRPQWEGDTPGIKSVCFRAGQIIYRTTDSASEVYVIRSGKIRLFFKAGKVRQTLCVLGEGDFFGETALLNDRYRSSWALAEENCEVVCLERQVFESFLGEGLPGEITCSLIEKLRDTTALLEGNIFTDNLARLIHALVFFQRRNSQRNGRDIDLNELKDLFHLEDERQVQKYLGKLEDLNILKAQETSVQIQNPEKLENILSILSGRGRLTLKL from the coding sequence ATGACCGATCCGAAAACCAAAGGCCTCTCGTCTCCGATGGCTCGACAGGCGATCTTCGAACCTAGGATGTTCGGACGTTACTGCCTGATCGATCAGATCTCTCAGGGCGGGATGTGCGGGATCTTCCTGGCCAAGACGATGAGCGTCGGCGGATTTCAAAAGCCACTGATCATCAAGAAGCTCCTTCCTGAGTATTCCACCAGGCCCAGATATGTAAAAAGATTCGTAAACGAAGCGAGGACCCTCGCGCGGCTTAGCCATTCGAACATTGCTCAAATAATAGATATGGGCGTGATCAACGGGGAGTACTATATTGCCCTGGAATATATCGAGGGCCGCAATGTGGCCCACGTACTGTCCAAGGCAGCCAAGACCGGCCGCTACCCTTCTTTGGAATTTGTGTTGCACGTAGCGTTGGAGGTTGCCAAAGGACTCGCTTACGCTCACCGGAAAAAGGCGCCTTCCGGCGAAAGTCTTATGCTTGTCCACCAGGACGTCAATTCTTTCAACGTAATGGTTTCGTACGAGGCCGAAGTCAAGATCATTGATTTCGGCATTGCTCGAATCTTCCTGGGCAAGGCGCAGGACGGCCTGCCGGTCGCGGGAAAGCTGCTGTACTTTTCTCCGGAACAACTTCAGAAGAAACCGGTAGATCGGAGAGTGGACATTTATGGAACCGGGGTGCTGCTCTATGAGATGCTCGCTGGCAAGCGACTGATACAGCATCAGGCTACCGTTGGACAGACCGTGAAGACGATTCTGGAGATGGACGTTGCAGAAAAAGTTAATAATAACGCCAAGATCAGGCCTGAATTGAAGCCCATCCTGATCAAGGCAATGGCCTTGAATCCTGATGACAGGTACTCATGGATGGAGGAGATGATTGAAGACCTGCGGCCGGCAGTCAAGAAATGTGCTCTGGATCTCGATCCTGTGCCTCTTTCCGCTTACATGAAGGAAGAGTTCCGTCGGGAAATCCTGTTGGACAGGCACCGAATGCGAAGGCTCCTGGACGATGAAAGGCCCCGATTGCTTCTTGCGGGAAAATCAGGGAAACCGCCCAAGGAAGGCCAATCTGAGGAGGGGGTCGTTCCGGAAGCGAGGCGATTGACAGGTAATTCCTGGCCTTTCAACCGAGAACCTAGACCGCAATGGGAGGGGGACACCCCGGGGATAAAAAGCGTTTGCTTCCGGGCCGGACAAATCATCTACCGGACGACTGATTCTGCATCTGAGGTATACGTCATCCGTTCCGGAAAGATCCGCCTATTCTTTAAAGCGGGGAAAGTCAGGCAGACACTGTGTGTTCTCGGTGAAGGTGATTTCTTCGGAGAGACGGCCCTTCTCAATGATCGATATAGAAGTTCGTGGGCACTGGCCGAGGAGAATTGCGAAGTGGTGTGTTTGGAAAGGCAGGTTTTCGAATCCTTCTTGGGTGAAGGGCTGCCGGGCGAAATCACCTGTAGTCTGATAGAAAAATTGCGAGATACCACGGCTCTGCTCGAAGGCAACATATTTACCGACAACCTGGCCCGCTTAATACACGCCCTTGTGTTCTTTCAGCGACGTAACTCTCAGCGCAATGGCCGCGATATTGACCTGAATGAATTGAAGGATTTGTTTCATCTGGAGGATGAGCGGCAGGTCCAAAAGTATTTGGGCAAACTGGAAGACCTTAACATCTTGAAGGCCCAAGAAACCTCAGTGCAAATCCAAAATCCGGAAAAGCTGGAAAACATTCTCAGCATCCTTTCAGGCCGGGGTCGATTGACGCTGAAATTGTGA